A section of the Drosophila subobscura isolate 14011-0131.10 chromosome A, UCBerk_Dsub_1.0, whole genome shotgun sequence genome encodes:
- the LOC117903652 gene encoding ubiquitin-conjugating enzyme E2-22 kDa-like: MMKIMPDEELEKCGVKIELVDDNLTEMRAEIAGPPDTPYEGGKFDLEIKVDTAYPYMPPKIRFKNRLWHPNVCSATGVICPDMLDKNWTPAMSLRTVMLALQAMLADAELNNPLVVLVACQYINNYDQYWKTAEHWTKVYAGGPRSQPDCDEKIQCLKAMGVHEIIARNLLSMYNWNLEKASERVSSN, encoded by the exons ATGATGAAAATTATGCCCGACGAGGAG CTGGAAAAGTGCGGCGTCAAAATAGAGCTCGTCGACGATAACTTGACCGAGATGCGTGCCGAAATCGCCGGCCCCCCCGACACACCATACGAAGGAGGAAAGTTCGATCTGGAAATCAAAGTGGACACCGCATATCCGTATATGCCGCCAAAG ATCCGCTTTAAGAACCGCCTGTGGCACCCAAACGTTTGCTCTGCAACTGGCGTCATTTGCCCGGATATGCTCGATAAAAACTGGACACCGGCAATGTCGCTGCGCACAGTGATGCTTGCTCTGCAGGCCATGCTGGCCGATGCTGAACTCAACAATCCGCTGGTCGTTCTGGTTGCATGCCAGTACATAAACAATTACGATCAGTATTGGAAAACCGCTGAGCACTGGACAAAGGTTTACGCAGGCGGTCCGCGCTCTCAACCCGACTGTGATGAGAAAATTCAATGCCTCAAGGCCATGGGCGTCCACGAGATTATAGCGCGCAACCTTCTCTCCATGTATAACTGGAACTTGGAGAAGGCTAGCGAAAGAGTCTcttcaaattaa